Sequence from the Syntrophales bacterium genome:
GTTCCTCGAAAAAAGCCCCGATGGGTCCCAGCCCTCGGGGCTTTCGAGTCTCCGGACTATTTCCCCTCCGCCACAACCCGAACTTTTGCCTGGAGGTTGATGAGATAGGGCCTCTCTTCCTGGAGGTTCGCTCCCGTCTCCAGGTAATCCTCCCGGTGGATCCGCTGGACGACCGCCTCCCGATCCCCGCCGGCATCGTTCAGGTAACGTACGATGCGTTCCCGGAAGGCTTTTGTCCTTTCCAGCGAACGGGCCACGTACCCCCGGGCGTCCTCGCCGGTGAGCGTGTAGTAGTGGCTCATCATGATGAGGTCCAGATTCAGGACAAGGAGCTTTTCGAGGGAGGCGGTGTAATCCCGGTAGCTCGCCAGGAACTCCGGTTGAATTGTGAAGTTCTGATCGAAGACGCCGACGGCCTCGCCGGTGATGAGGGCCTTCAGCCGGGGAATGTAGTAGCAGACGGAATCCCGGGTGTGACCGGGGGTTGCGATCACCCGGAAGGCCATGCCGCCGCCGGGATCCACTTCGGCCCCGTCTTCCAGCGGGATGTTCACGTCCAAGGAATCAAAGGAGATGTCCTCCCCGCCGACCCGGTCGCGATACAGTTCCTCGCAGTCCCGGCTCAGGCTCCGGATCAGATCGATGGCGCTCGCCTTCCTCAGGGTCTCCGCCGCGAGGCGGTGCGCCCCTATCTTCAGGCCCGGGATGTGTCGCTTCAGGTAAGGACATGCACCGCAATGATCGAAATGGGCATGGGTCAGGTAAACGGAGCGAAGCCTCCCGGCGTCTCCCAGGCGCTCCTGAAGGGCGTTCCGGTAGGCCGGCCCCATGAAAGTCATGCCTGCGTCAAACAGAACGGGCGCCACCCCGGTCACCAGATAGGCCGGCAGGTGCGGCCCCCCGATGGCATACAGTCCGTCGGCCAGCAATCCCCTGCTCTCGATGATCATGATTCCCCCCTCGTCAAAGGCTACTTGCGGCGCCGGCAGTCCCTGAATCCGGCCGAAGAACGGCATACAGAATCAAACGCCGGAAAACGATGCTTTGCATAACATGATCAAACATGGTTTGCCACCGGCCCGCAGCCGGGCGACCTCCTTTTCCAGGCAGTCCCGCCGATGGCGGAGGATCCCATCGGGGCGTGAGTTTTTCCATGGGAACCGACAATGCCGCTTGACCCGGGCAACCGGATGGGCAATACAGGATTCTCAAAAAAAAGGAGACCAGGCCCTGCCGACCCTGCCATGAACAAATCTTTCCACAGGCCTTTCCTGTCCCGCATCGCCATCCTCCTCTTCATTCTCATCGGGACACCGCAGGCGGCCATCGCGGAAAGCGAGAAAACCCTCTATGAAGGGGATTCGATCTACAACCACATTACCATCCGTCAGGCCGGCACGAACCGCTGTATGATCTTCGGACGGCATCGGGACCAGCGTCAGACCTGCATGAGCATCCCGCGACCCGACGAATCCGTCTTCGAATACACGGCCATGATGTTCGTCGGGTTCCGGTTCCTGCCGGACACACGGAACGTCTGCCTGATCGGTCTGGGAGGAGGCTATATACCGACCGTCTTCCGCATGCACCTGCCCCAGGTGCGGCTCCAGTCCGTGGAGGTGGATCCGCTGGTGGTCCGGCTGGCAAAGGAACACTTTTCGTTTCAGCTCGCGGCCGGCCATGCCCTGTCCGTTACCGACGGCCGGCAATATCTTCGCAGAACGCCCGAGAAATTCGATCAGATCTGGATCGACGCCTTCAATTCCGATTACATCCCGGCACACATGACGACCCGTGAGTTCCTCGAACTCTGCCGCTCAAGGCTGTCGCAGAACGGGATCGTCGTCCAGAACGTCCATAATTCGAACCAGCTTTTCGACGCCCAGGTAACGACCTTCCGGAGCGTCTTCCGCTACGTCTATGTTTTCGAGGGAGCGAACAGCAGCAACTCCATCATCGTCGCCGCCCGGGAACCCCTTTATGCGCCGCCCAGGTTCTGCGGAGAACAGTGCAGAGGCCGGATCGGACCGATCGACCTGGTCCGGGAATCCCGGAAATTCAACCCCACTCCCGCGATCCGGAAGGAAAGGATCCTGACGGACGATTTCAATCCGGCCAATCTGCTTCTGAATAGGAAATAATCAGCGATCCGGGACGGCCGGAAGCTTCTTGCAGGAAGGATTCACCATGGTACTTGTCTACTTGGCGTTTGCATTGCTGCTGTTCATGTTCGGAGCGGTCATCATGAGCCTCGAAATCCTCTCTTCGAACCTGATGTCCCCGTATTTCGGGGGCTCCGTCTACATCTGGGGGAGCATCATCAGTTCCTTCATGGTCCACTTCTCGATCGGATATGTCCTCGGTGGATACCTGGCAAAACGGGCCTTCAAGGTATCCCTTTTCACATTTCTCCTTGCCGTCAGTGCGGTCTGGGTGCTTTTCATCCCACAGATGCACGCCCCCGCATGCAACTTCATCGCCGACCGGATCGTCGATGTCCGCGCGGGTTCCCTCGCAGCCATGAATATCCTCTTCTTCTTTCCCATCACGATCATGGCCATGGTATCCCCTTACATCATCGGGATCCTGACGCACTATCACCGTGATTCGAGCTGGACGGCAGGATTGGTCCTCTTCCTGTCAACCCTCGGCTCCTTCGTGGGGACGAATCTGACGGCCTTTTTCCTGATCGACTGGTTCCCCGTGTCGAGGATCGTCGCCGGGCTGGGCTGGATCTGCCTTGCCGCTTCCCTGCTGGTTTTGTCGTTCCGCCTGGACAGGAAACTCGGCCGTGCCTCCCGGATTCGTCTGTAAACGCAATTTTTATAAATTATGTCTTGACATCCTCGGAGGATCATATTACGGGGTCTGACAATTCATAGAACGTGTTCGTCAGGTACGGTTGTTCTGCCGACACGGAAAAAGTTGGATCGAAACAATTGAAGTGCAGAGGTTGGCCACCGTGCTCTTCTTGAGAGTCCAGGTGGCTTTTTATTCTGCCCTCGTTCCATCCGACTTTGGGAAAATTTGAGAAAGGAGGGTGCAAACGATGGCAGAAGGCAAGGTGAAGTGGTTCAACGAGCAGAAGGGCTTTGGGTTCATCGAGAAGGATGAAGGCGGCGATGTGTTTGTCCATTTCAGCGCGATTCAGGGTGCCGGCTTCAAGACACTGGTCGAGGGTCAGCGCGTGAGTTTCGATGTCACGCAGGGCAAGAAAGGCCCCGCAGCGGAAAACGTAAAGCCCCTGTAGGAATTTCCCGTAAACAAAGAAGCACTCCCGTGCCGGATGCGGTGTGAGAGTGCTTCTTCATTTTTATCGTTCCCGTGCGGAGCGACAGCCAGGGGGTATTCATGGTCCGATCCAAGTACACATTCCAGAAGCGGGAAAAGGAAAGGGCACGTCAGAAGAAACAGCAGGAAAAGGTTGCCCGCCGGATCGAAGCGAAGGAGTCCAAAGCTTTGGCTCGCGAAGAAAACCCATCGGAAGATCCCGACATCGCAGGGATCGTTCCCGGGCCACAGCCGCTGCCCGAGCAGTGGAACGACACTGATCAGTAGGCCGACGGTTTACTTTCCCTCCCCAACACCAGCCGGTTCCTTCCGCCGCTTTCCATCGATGGCCATCCGGATCTCCCGGGCATAGGATGCCGCTGTTTCGACAAGATCGTTTCGGCCCGCCTTCTCTGCGATCAGCCGGACCAGCGCACTGCCGACGACGATACCGTCGGCCAAGGGCGCGATTCCGGCGGCCTGCCCGGCCGTGGCAATGCCAAACCCGGCAACGATCGGCAGGTCCGTCTCCGCCCGGAACCTCTGCAGATCGCGACGGATGTCAGCCTGTATCGGCGTGCTTGTTCCCGTCACCCCTGTCACGGAGATGGCATAGACGAACCCCGACGCCCGGCGGAGAATATTTCTTGCCCGCGCCGCGTCGGTCGTGGGCGCAACGAGCGATATGAATGCCAGGCTCGCCGGATCACTGTACCTCCTCAACTCTCCGGACTCCTCGAAGGGAAGATCAACGACGAGAAGCCCGTCTACACCAGCGGCAGCGGCATCCCGGGCAAACCGCTCGACGCCGTAGCTCAAAATGGGATTGAAGTATCCGAACAGCACCACGGGAATGTCGGACCGCCGGCGCAGGGAGGCGATTCGTTCGAGAATGCCCGCCAGGGTGGTCCCCCGCATCAGCGCCCGCTGGGACGCCGCCTGGATGACGGGGCCATCGGCTGTGGGATCGGAAAAGGGAACCCCGATCTCGAGGATATCGACTCCAGCGGCCTCCAGGGCCAGGGCCAGTTTTTCCGTCGTCTCCAGGTCCGGATCTCCCGCCGTCAGGTAGGCCACGAAAACCTTCCGTCCCTCCGCTTTTCTTTGGGCAAACGCCCTTTCAATGCGTACCATGGTCGTCCTCCTTTCCCTGCTTCTTCGCCATGACCTCAGCATCCTTGTCTCCTCGGCCGGAGAGGTTTACGATCATGATTCGGTCCTTCCCCAGCGTCGGCGCCAGCGTCATGGCATAAGCGACGGCATGGGCGCTTTCCATGGCGGGGATGATGCCCTCGATCCGGGACAGCAAGGAGAAGGCCGCCATGGCTTCCCGGTCAGGGACGGCGACGTAACGGGCGCGGCCGCCGGCATGAAACGCGCTATGCTCGGGTCCCACGCCGGGATAATCGAGCCCCGCGGCAATGGAATGGGCGTCCCGCACCTGGCCGTAATCGTCCTGCAGCAGGAAGGTCTTGTTTCCGTGGAGGACGCCGATCCGGCCGGCGGTGATGCTGGCGGCATGCATCCCCGTCGCCAGGCCCAGCCCCGCCGCCTCGACGCCGACCATCTCAACGGATGGGTCGTTCCGGAACGGATAAAACAGCCCCATGGCGTTGCTCCCTCCACCGACACAGGCCACCAGCAGGTCCGGCAGCCGCCCCTCCTTCTCCAGGATCTGCCGTCTCGTCTCCCGTCCGATGGCGCTCTGGAAGTCGCGGACCATCATCGGGTAGGGGTGGGGACCCGCCGTCGTGCCGATGACGTAGAAGGTGTCCCGGACGGAGGCGGTCCAGTATCGCATGGCCTCGTTCATGGCGTCCTTCAGCGTCGCCGTCCCGGAGGAGACAGGAACCACCTCGGCCCCGAGGATCTTCATGCGGTAGACGTTGGGCGCCTGGCGGCGGATGTCCTCCTCGCCCATGAAGACGCGGCATTCCATGCCGAAGAGGGCCGCCACGGTGGCCGTGGCCACGCCGTGCTGGCCCGCCCCGGTCTCGGCGATGACCTTCCGCTTGCCCATGCGCCGGGCCAGGAGGGCCTGCCCCAGGGTGTTGTTGATCTTGTGCGAGCCCGTGTGGTTCAGGTCTTCCCGTTTCAGGTAGATCCGCGCACCGCCGAGGGATTCCGTCAGGCGGGAAGCGAAATAGAGGGGCGTCTCCCGGCCCGCGTAGTCCCTCTGCAGGATCCTGAATTCCCTCCGGAACTGCGCGTCACGCCGGGCCTCCCGATAGGCCGCTTCCAGCTCGTAAAGGGCCGGCATGAGGGTCTCCGCGGCATAGCGCCCCCCGAAGGGGCCGAAATGGCCGCGCCGGTCCGGCTGCCTGTTCGTCTTCATGGCTTGTCCTTTCTCATTTCGGGAACATCGACGCTCCCGCTGTCCGTCCCGGGAAGCAAACGACGGAAGATCGCCCGTCCACCTTCCTCCCCCGGCTCCCCGGCCTCCCGGACACTAGCGATGATCCGCCGCATCCGTTCATGGTCCTTGATTCCCGGGGCGGTCTCGATGCCGCTGTTGATGTCCACCGCCCTGGGCCGGACGGCGGCCAGGGCCTCCCGGATGTTGTCTTCCCGGAGCCCTCCGGCGAGGACGAGGGGAAAGGTCCGCCCCAGCGCCGCCGAACGGTTCCAGTCGGCGGTGCGGCCTGTCCCGCCGCGGCGGTTGGCATCCCCGCCGTCGGCCAGAAAAGCATACACCGGATAGGCACCCAGCACACTGATGTCCATGGATTCCCCGGGCCACACGGCCTTGATCAGCCGCTCCCGGGAAAACCGGCGACAGTATTCCGGCGGTTCGTCACCGTGGAGCTGGATCA
This genomic interval carries:
- a CDS encoding MBL fold metallo-hydrolase, whose translation is MIIESRGLLADGLYAIGGPHLPAYLVTGVAPVLFDAGMTFMGPAYRNALQERLGDAGRLRSVYLTHAHFDHCGACPYLKRHIPGLKIGAHRLAAETLRKASAIDLIRSLSRDCEELYRDRVGGEDISFDSLDVNIPLEDGAEVDPGGGMAFRVIATPGHTRDSVCYYIPRLKALITGEAVGVFDQNFTIQPEFLASYRDYTASLEKLLVLNLDLIMMSHYYTLTGEDARGYVARSLERTKAFRERIVRYLNDAGGDREAVVQRIHREDYLETGANLQEERPYLINLQAKVRVVAEGK
- a CDS encoding fused MFS/spermidine synthase codes for the protein MNKSFHRPFLSRIAILLFILIGTPQAAIAESEKTLYEGDSIYNHITIRQAGTNRCMIFGRHRDQRQTCMSIPRPDESVFEYTAMMFVGFRFLPDTRNVCLIGLGGGYIPTVFRMHLPQVRLQSVEVDPLVVRLAKEHFSFQLAAGHALSVTDGRQYLRRTPEKFDQIWIDAFNSDYIPAHMTTREFLELCRSRLSQNGIVVQNVHNSNQLFDAQVTTFRSVFRYVYVFEGANSSNSIIVAAREPLYAPPRFCGEQCRGRIGPIDLVRESRKFNPTPAIRKERILTDDFNPANLLLNRK
- a CDS encoding fused MFS/spermidine synthase, giving the protein MVLVYLAFALLLFMFGAVIMSLEILSSNLMSPYFGGSVYIWGSIISSFMVHFSIGYVLGGYLAKRAFKVSLFTFLLAVSAVWVLFIPQMHAPACNFIADRIVDVRAGSLAAMNILFFFPITIMAMVSPYIIGILTHYHRDSSWTAGLVLFLSTLGSFVGTNLTAFFLIDWFPVSRIVAGLGWICLAASLLVLSFRLDRKLGRASRIRL
- a CDS encoding cold-shock protein; the encoded protein is MAEGKVKWFNEQKGFGFIEKDEGGDVFVHFSAIQGAGFKTLVEGQRVSFDVTQGKKGPAAENVKPL
- the trpA gene encoding tryptophan synthase subunit alpha, with the translated sequence MVRIERAFAQRKAEGRKVFVAYLTAGDPDLETTEKLALALEAAGVDILEIGVPFSDPTADGPVIQAASQRALMRGTTLAGILERIASLRRRSDIPVVLFGYFNPILSYGVERFARDAAAAGVDGLLVVDLPFEESGELRRYSDPASLAFISLVAPTTDAARARNILRRASGFVYAISVTGVTGTSTPIQADIRRDLQRFRAETDLPIVAGFGIATAGQAAGIAPLADGIVVGSALVRLIAEKAGRNDLVETAASYAREIRMAIDGKRRKEPAGVGEGK
- the trpB gene encoding tryptophan synthase subunit beta — encoded protein: MKTNRQPDRRGHFGPFGGRYAAETLMPALYELEAAYREARRDAQFRREFRILQRDYAGRETPLYFASRLTESLGGARIYLKREDLNHTGSHKINNTLGQALLARRMGKRKVIAETGAGQHGVATATVAALFGMECRVFMGEEDIRRQAPNVYRMKILGAEVVPVSSGTATLKDAMNEAMRYWTASVRDTFYVIGTTAGPHPYPMMVRDFQSAIGRETRRQILEKEGRLPDLLVACVGGGSNAMGLFYPFRNDPSVEMVGVEAAGLGLATGMHAASITAGRIGVLHGNKTFLLQDDYGQVRDAHSIAAGLDYPGVGPEHSAFHAGGRARYVAVPDREAMAAFSLLSRIEGIIPAMESAHAVAYAMTLAPTLGKDRIMIVNLSGRGDKDAEVMAKKQGKEDDHGTH
- a CDS encoding phosphoribosylanthranilate isomerase, whose amino-acid sequence is MTEIKICGITRLEDALCAARSGADALGFIFYPPSSRCVSPEQARRIRAGLPGGIVTVGVFVNQDAAFVEDVAGTCGLDMIQLHGDEPPEYCRRFSRERLIKAVWPGESMDISVLGAYPVYAFLADGGDANRRGGTGRTADWNRSAALGRTFPLVLAGGLREDNIREALAAVRPRAVDINSGIETAPGIKDHERMRRIIASVREAGEPGEEGGRAIFRRLLPGTDSGSVDVPEMRKDKP